In the Solanum pennellii chromosome 5, SPENNV200 genome, one interval contains:
- the LOC107020035 gene encoding adenylate isopentenyltransferase-like: protein MRSFFHIHCKNFKFLRNNLCRSYNIATTTVAPLTTTKKIVVIMGATGCGKSKLSIDLATRGFNSEIINSDKIQVSKGLDITTNKISINEQSGVVHHLLGEFSGPELFSPSDFRHTADNRITDIINRRKLPLIVGGSNSFIYALLSNQFNPGVDVFGEINPVQCISKELRYHCCFILVDVLTPVLNRYLFQRVDEMMNSGMYEELEEFFAKNGFSDRNTGIRKAIGVPEMEGYFRNLKNCTTVQEKCRLYEEAVREIKENTKELAEKQVRKIQRLRESGWDLQKVDATEALRAKMSPENSKIPATEIWERQVVLPSMKIVKQFLLE from the coding sequence ATGAGATcgttttttcatattcattgtaaaaatttcaaattccttCGAAATAACTTATGTCGTAGCTATAACATAGCTACGACAACAGTAGCACCACTAACAACAACGAAAAAAATCGTTGTTATAATGGGTGCTACTGGTTGTGGAAAATCAAAACTCTCGATCGACCTCGCTACTCGTGGTTTCAATTCGGAGATTATAAATTCAGATAAAATTCAGGTTTCTAAAGGGCTTGATATAACAACGAACAAAATTTCAATCAATGAACAGAGCGGCGTTGTTCATCATTTACTAGGTGAGTTTTCCGGCCCCGAGTTATTTTCCCCTTCTGATTTCCGGCATACTGCTGATAACAGAATCACTGATATTATCAATCGCCGGAAACTTCCATTAATCGTCGGTGGATCGAATTCCTTCATCTACGCTTTGTTATCAAATCAGTTCAATCCGGGTGTAGATGTTTTCGGTGAGATAAACCCGGTTCAGTGTATATCAAAAGAGCTTCGTTACCATTGTTGCTTCATCTTAGTCGATGTTCTCACTCCGGTTCTGAATCGTTACTTGTTTCAACGAGTCGACGAGATGATGAACTCCGGGATGTACGAAGAGCTCGAAGAGTTCTTCGCGAAAAACGGATTTTCCGATCGGAACACCGGGATAAGAAAAGCGATTGGAGTACCGGAGATGGAGGGGTATTTTAGGAATTTGAAAAATTGTACCACCGTACAGGAAAAATGCAGATTATATGAAGAAGCAGTGAGAGAGATAAAGGAGAATACGAAGGAGCTTGCAGAGAAACAGGTAAGGAAGATCCAACGGTTGAGAGAGAGTGGGTGGGACCTACAAAAAGTAGATGCCACGGAGGCACTCCGGGCGAAAATGTCGCCGGAAAACAGCAAGATTCCGGCGACGGAAATTTGGGAAAGACAAGTTGTATTACCAAGCATGAAGATTGTGAAACAATTTTTGTTGGAGTAG